The DNA window CAGGGCATCGATCTGGTCCTTCATCAAGGCGATCAGCGGGGAGACGACGACCGTCAGTCCAGGCAGCAGGACGGCCGGCAACTGATAGCACAGCGACTTTCCGCCGCCGGTGGGAAACACGGCGGCCGCCGAATGCCCTCCCATCAGGGCGGAGATCGTCTTTTTTTGTCCCGGCATGAACTGGCTGTGTCCAAACTGGTCAAGCAGCACCTGTTCCAGATCCATCGCGGCCGCCCTTTCGCGTTGCGCAGCGTTCCTTGAGGCAGAGGTTTCCTGGCGTTAGTTTAGGCGTCGCCCTGTCGTTTTCCACCCCGTGATGGTCGCCGCGGCCCGCAGGAGCGGCAGGAATTGATCGGTTTTTGGCCCAAACCGGGCGATTTCGTAGTAAACTGGAGTGACCCCTTTGATGAAATTCGCCACTTTGATGTACTCCAAGGACTCTACGATCATGCGTTTTACTGCTTCCCTTTTGCTGGGCGTCTGCCTGCTGTCGGGTACGGTGTATGCCCAGGGGCGCGGACCAGAACTGGCCACGCCGCCTGCGGCCGAGCCCCTGCCGATGCCGTCGCCTTCGGCTCCGCCGCTTAACGGGCCTGTGGTGCAAGGGCCGTCAGTCATGGCGCCGCCTTACCTGCCGCAGGCGCCGATTGCCGAAGCGGTAGTGACCTCGCATTACCCGGCGATTCCGGTCAGCCAGCGGAATATCCGCTATGCGCACCATCCCACGTTGTTCAAAACCCGTTCGCCCGAACACGTTCCGCCGCTGGAAACAGTGCTGCTGGTGGAAGACCCGTGCCAGCCTGGCTGCATGGTGGCGGTGCCAGTCTGCCTGCCGGGCTGTTGCCTGGATGAACCGATCACGCACTCCGCCGTGGGACTGCTGGGCCGGGGCTTTGTCACCTATCGTTACAGCTGCGGCTATCGCCTGAAGTTGATTTTCGACCGCGACGGCGATGTGGTTGTGCACTCGTTCGGTCGTTAGAACCGGGTGCAGCAGGCGGCGGTCGTAGTCTGTCGGCGCTGCCGCGAAGTTGTTCCTGTGGAACGATTAACGAAGACAGACGAGATTCAATGGCCAGCCGGGCCAGTCGTCCTGGCACGGATGCACTACGCACCAGGGAGAGGACCATTCGCATGCAGGCTGACGAATTACGCGCCATGCAGGCTCCGCTGAAGGAGCAGTACCAGCAGGACCCGGCGACGGCGCTGGTGACCCTGCGCTCGACCGGAACGCTGGGCGAAGGCTTGACCTGCGGCGTGCAGACTGGCCAGGCCCTGGTGGAAGCGGGACTCCACCCGGCGACCGGCGGGGATGGCTTGTCCGCCTGCTCGGGCAACATGCTGCTGGAAGCGCTCGCCGCCTGCTGGGGCGTCACGCTGCGGGCGGTGGCTACCGCCCTGGAGATATCGGTTCGCGGTGGACGGATCGAAGTCGAAGGCGATCTCGACTTCCGTGGCACGCTCGGCGTCGACAAGGAAACGCCGGTCGGCTTCAGGGCGATTCGCCTGAAGCTGGAACTGGACACCGACGCTTCTGAAGAGCAGCAGGCCTTGCTGCTCAAGCTGAGCAAGCGGTACTGCGTGGTGTATCAGACGCTCGTGAATAGTCCGCCGCTCGAAGTCATCGCTAATTCGGCGGCGGACTGATTCTGATGGACGAGGCCCAGCTGCTCAAATCCGGCGTGCTTAGTTCCAGCCGTGGGCTTCGCGGACTTTGATCATCGCGGCCAGGATGCTGTTCCAGGTTTCGGGTTTTTCCAGCATGGCGTTGGGGAACATGCAGCCGTCCCAACAGATGTGCTGCATGCCGCGTTCTTTGGCTCCCTCGAGCCAGTAGCCCGAGCAACGGGTGATGTCGAGCTTGCCGTTCGGATCGTCGGCGGGGCAGTGTTTGCCCGTTTTGTCGTGCGAGCCGGCGCCGTGGACTTCGCCGTCGTTCTGGGCGACATGGAAGTCGATCGTCCAGGGACGCAGGGCGTCGGTCATCTTTTTATAGGCGGCGTAAAAGGCCTCGTCGTCGTACCCTTCGGCCAGCAGCGAGTGTTCCGGGGCGTTGTAGCCCATCAGGAACAGGTAGGTGTGGGCCAGGTCCGCCTGGAAGCCGAGCGACTCCGGCATGCCGACTTCTTCCAGCAGGTTGAGCATGTCTTTCCAGGAGTGCATGCCGGCCCAGCAGATTTCTCCTTCGGCGGCCAGACGTTCGCCATGATCGGCCGCAATTTTGGCGGCTTTTTTGAACGTGTCGGCGATCCGCGAGGTGTGTACGGCAGGGTTTTCTCTCCACTTGCCCACGCCGTGTTCGGCCGAGTCGATGCGGATGGCGCCGTACTCCCGCACGCCGTGTTCGTTGAAAACTTTGGCGATGCGACAGGCCGTTTCCACCGCTTCCAGGAACTTCGCCTGCTGGGCGTCGTCACCCATCGAAGAGTCGCCGACGGTACCCGGCCAGACGGGCGCCACCAGGGAGCCGACTTTGAAACCATAGCTGGCGATCTTGTCGGCGATCGCTTTGATGTCGTCGTCGCTGGCCTGCGGATCGGTGTGCGGATGGAACAGGAAGTAGTCGATGCCTTCGAACTTTTGCCCGTCGACTTCGGCGGCGGCCGTCCACTGCAGCATCTGGTCCAGGCTGATCGGCGGCTCCATGCCTTCGCCGTCGCCCTTGCCTACCAGACCCGGCCACATGGCGTTATGTAGTTTGGGGGAAGAGTTACTCATCGGTTCGCTTTCTCAGATAGGGGAGGAGTCAGGCTGCGTAGCATTCCCTTGCTGGTCCGGGCGGCCGGCTCAACGGACCGGCGATGTGGCGCCGGTCCGAAGGAATGCGGGGGCGGTCAGACCGTTAGCGTTTGAAATCGCCCACGTTGGGGACGGACTCAAAGGTGTGCGGGCCAAAGTAACGCAAGCTGACCAGCGGTTCGCTGCCGGTGTTCTCGACTTCCACGCCGGCTGCGGCGGCTTCGGCCGAGATGAACACCTCGTCTTCGGTCTCCTGGCCAAAGCGAATCATGGCGGGCGTCTGCAGGGCGAGCGAGCCGATGCGGCCTTTCCCTTGGACGGTAATCCAGCCGCTGGCGCCGGGGTCCTTGAGGGTGCATTTGGCGCCGGGCTGCAGCGTCAGCTCTTTGGCGGTGAACAGCTGCTCGCCGTCGACCAGGCCGTAAACAATCCACAGATCTTCCCAGCCTTCGCCGGCGTCGCTGGGAATCGGTTCCAGGTAGTTATTATCTTTGAAATTGGGGTCGATGTTCTTTTCCCAGTCCAGCTGACCGACAATGAAATCCAGGTCCTGGTGTTTTTCGGCCGGCATGTCTTTGACCAGCAGCGACCAGGGCACTTCGCGGCCTTCCACCAGCGACTGGTACATGCCGAACACATCGCTGCCCCACTGCGGTTCATACGTGCAGAGCGAACCGGGCGCATGCAGCACACCGGGCGGAATCAGCCAGCCGGTGCCGCGTTGCAAGCGGTACGCCTTGGACAGATCCAGAATGCCGTTGTCGCCGCGGCTCCAGTTTTCCAGGCACTTCCGCACCTGCTGTTTGGTGGTGCCGGGCTCCAGTCCCATGAAGGTGTAGGGGAAGTTGTTGTCGCAGTTGTTGTACTGCGGCGGGAAGTAATAGCTTTCCGGCTTCCCTTCCTGCCCGGTCAGTTTGGCGTCGGCGAAGCTCTGATGCATGTGATGGGGGATCGGCCCCATGTTGTCGAAGAACTTCGAGTACACGGGCCAGCGACCATATTTGTCGAACATGGCCTTGCCGATAAGTCGTTCGCCCGCTTCGGCGACGGCGTGTTTCAACTGCAGGTGCTGCCCTTCAAAGGTGCAGAAGGACTGGCCTTCGTGCCAGACGCGGCCTTCGTTCGCGGCGTCGGTCGTACTGGCGAACCAGCGTTCGTCGATCCCGCCGCGGCTGGCGCCGTATGCGTAATAATCGTTGGGGTGCAGTTTGATGCGTTTGCCCGGATGCAGAAAGCTGCGGGGGACCCAGGTGGGGGCCAGTCGCAGCAAGCCGCCGCCTGCATCCAGGGCGCTATCAAGGACTTTGGCGATGCTGTCGCCCGGTACTACGTTCGGCTCAATCATGGTTGCCTGTTGCTCCAAAGATCGAAGGGCGACCTTATCGGCCGCCGGCGGTCGTGATGCAGGAGAAGGGGGAAACGATAACGCTTGCCAGCAGGGGAGACGATGGCTCCCCGCGGAAAATGGCCGGCGATACGTTGAACTTCAGGGTTATCAGGGTGTGGGATACACGCCCGGCAGATGTCTGGAAACGCCTTGCGGCGCCGCCGGTCTGCGGTCAACTGTTGTATTCCTTTTTCGAGTGTGATACAAGTCACCGGAGCGTCAGGGGACCGGCGTTAAGTTTCGACGGTAAAAGCAATTGGGCCAATAAATGACAACTCGTTTCTGGACCGTAGTCGATACCAGCAGGCAGATCTGCCTGTCGGATCTCACCATCACCCCTGCCGGCGACGCGCACGACTATCGTATCGAAATGCAGACGCTGCGCGGCGGTCTGGCCGACGGCGTGCAAATGCTCCGCATCCGGTCGGGCGATTTATCCTTTGTTGTGCTGCCGACACGCGGCATGAGTCTCTGGAAAGCGGCTGTCGGCGATCTGGAGTTCGGCTGGAAATCGCCTGTTCGTGGGCCGGTCCATCCGCAGTTCGTCCCGTTGGCCGAGCCTTCAGGCCTGGGCTGGCTGGATGGTTTCGACGAAATGCTCGTCCGCTGCGGACTGGAAAGCAACGGCGCCCCGGAGTTTGATGAGCAGGGCCGGCTGCGTTATCCGCTGCACGGGCGTATCGCGAACAAACCGGCGCATCGAGTCGAAGTGGCGGTCGATGAGGACACCGGCGACATCGCCATTCGCGGCGTGGTCGAGGAGACGCGGTTCCTGATCTTCAAAATGCGGCTGACGACGACCTATCGCGTGCGGGCCGGCAGCAACCGGATCGAGATCGAAGACACCGTGCTGAATCTGTCCGCCGCCCCGGCTGAAATGCAGCTGCTTTACCACATCAACTTTGGCGCCCCGCTGCTGGAAGAAGGGGCGCAGTTCGTCGCTCCGCTGAATACGGTCGTGCCGCGCAACGACCACTCGGCGGCTGGCCTTGCGGACTGGCAGCTCTATGCGGGGCCTGTGGCTGGTTTTGTCGAGCAGGTCTACTTCCTGGACTTGCTGACCGACGAGGCTGGCGGGACCGAAGTGCTGCTGAAGAATGCGGCCGGCTCTCAGGGCGTGGGTCTGCACATGAACAAGCAGCAGCTGCCTTGCTTTACCGTCTGGAAGAATACGGCCGACCTCGCCGACGGTTATGTGACAGGGCTGGAACCGGGCGTCAATTACCCGAACCCGCGTAGCTTTGAAGGGGAGAACCACCGGACGATCCGCCTGCCGGCCCATGGCAATCAGAAGTTTCAGCTGGCGCTCCAGTTCCATACAACGGCCGAGAGCGTCGCGCTGGCGGAACAGGCGATTGCCGGTCTGCAGGGGAAAATCACGCCAACGGTGCACGCCACACCGCCGCCCGGCTGGTGTTCTTAAGGAAAGGCGTCCCTCGTAGACCTCGCCCCAGATCCCTCCTCATCCCCGTAGTGGATCTGGCCGCAGATCCCTCCGCATCGTTGACCTGGCCGCGATGTATCGCGGAAGAAAAGGGACTTCTGGCCAGGTCCACTACGGGAAAGTGGGCTGCCAGGTCATCCTGATTTTTAGCGATGATGTGCCGCTTACGACTGTCGCGGTTCAAAGGCCAGGGGCTGTTCACTGTTCGGGTTGACGACAGCGATGACCAGCTTGCCGGACAGAAGGTCGGCGATCTTGTTGCCGACAACTTCGGCTCTCCAGCCGGTCGACAGCGAGGGCTTCTCCCCTTTTTCTTTATTCAGCAAACTGGCGACCAGTTCGCGCACGTCCTGGCCGGAGCCGACCAGCGAAGGGGCGATCTGGGCGTCGCGACAGATGCTGCTGAGAGCCGAAGCCAGAAACTGGCCAAGCAGGTTGTGCTGGCGACTGGACTGCGACTGGATCCGCGACGGCAAGTCGGCCTCGGGCAGGTTCATGGCCCGGTCGACCGCAGAGCCGAGGTCGTCCAGGTGGCGCTGCAGGCCGCTGCGCTCCATGCCGCGGACGGCGCGGATCCGTTTGACGTCGCTCGTCTGGCGACGTGCCAGCTCAATGATGAGGTCGTCGCGCAAGATCCGTTTGGGAGGGCTGTTGCGGGCCTGCGCCTCTTCTTCGCGCCATTGCCACAGCTCGCGGACAATCGCCAGGGCGCGGCGTCCCAGACCGGAAATGCCAGAGACCCGGCGCCAACGTTGCTGGGCTTCTGCTTCGATAATGTCGTTCTGCCAACGCGTCATTTCGTCAAGGAACCAGGAACGGCGATCCAGCTCGTCGAGCTTACCCAGCAGCTGGTCGCGAATGGCGGCCAGATAGATGACATCCTGCAGGGCGTACTCCATCTGCCGATCGGTCAGAGGACGCCGGCGCCAGTCGGTGCGGGTTTCTCCTTTGGGGAGCGTTTTTCCCAGCAGCTTGTGGATCAGCGTGCCGTAAGCGGCCGGATATTCCAGACCAATCATGCCCGCCGCCAGCTGCACGTCGATCAGTTGCGGCGGCGGGGCCTGCACGGCCTGCAGGCAAAAACGGAGCTCTTCGCGTCCCGCATGGACGATCGTTTGCCGCGGAAAGGCCGCCAGCGTTTCCCAGAAAAGAGTCACGTCCTCACAAGCTTTGGGGTCAATCACCGCCAGCGCGTCGCCAGCGGCGACCTGGATCAGGCACAAATCAGGGCGATAGGTGTCCTCAGAAATAAATTCCGTGTCAAAGGCAATGAATTCCGCCTGGGCCAATCGGGCGCAGTAATCCTGAAGTTGCGAATCCGATGTAATATGCTCGTACTGCACGCTGGCACAATTCCGCTGGAAGAGTTGGGGGGCGGCAAGCCTTTGCCGCAGGGGGTGTTGAATTTTGGATTCTAAATCAAAACGCGCGCAGGCGCAATCGCAAAATTGGGTGAAACGCCGTATATTCAAAGGGAGACACGGACGCGCATTCTTAGATCCCCTTTTCCGCAGGATTTGTAAAGGAGCCCCCTGTGCAGTTGACGCGGAATCCCACCCGTTCAGTTCGCATCGGTTCGATCACTATCGGCGCTGGTCATCCCATCGCCGTACAAAGCATGACGGCGACGCACACGCAGGATGTCGCGGCGACCGTTGATCTGGTCAATTTGCTGGTGGAGGCAGGCGCCGATGTGGTGCGGATCGCCGTCGACAGCAAAAAAGACGCCGACGCCCTGGCCGAAATCCGCCGACAGACCACAGCCAATCTGTCGGTCGACCTGCAGGAAAACTATCGCCTGGCGGAGCTGGTGGCGCCGCACGTCGACAAGATCCGCTACAACCCGGGGCATTTGTACCACCACGAAAAAGAAAAACCGTGGCGGGAAAAGGTCAAATACCTGGTCGATGTGGCCCTGGCCAATGACTGCGCCATGCGCGTCGGCGTCAATTGTGGCAGCGTGGATCCGGCCAAAAAAGCAAAGTTTGACGAACGCGATTCGCTCTCGCCCATGCTGGAAAGCGCCCTGGATCATTGCGAATACCTCGATTCCCTGGGCTTCACGCGGTACTGCGTTTCGCTGAAAGATTCTGATCCTCGCCAGGTGATTGAAGTCAACCAGCGGTTTGCCGAGCAGCGTCCCGATGTGCCGTTGCATCTGGGCGTGACCGAGGCCGGTATCCCGCCGGACGGCGTGATTAAAACACGCATCGCCTTTGAGCAGCTCATCAGCCGCGGCATCGGCGACACGATCCGCGTGTCGCTGACGGTGCCCAACTCTCGCAAGCCGGAAGAGATCGAAGCCGGCCGGAAGATCCTGGCCGATATCGCCGCGGGGCGCGTCCGGTCCGTCGTCGATTATGGGCTGTCGACCTTGAATATCATCGCCTGTCCCAGCTGTTCCCGGGTGGAGAATGAGGCGTTTATCGAACTGGCCGAGCAGGTCAAAGAGATGACCCGATATGCGCAGGATCACCAGTTGACCATCGCGGTGATGGGTTGCCGCGTGAATGGTCCCGGCGAAACCGACGACGCCGACCTGGGCCTGTGGTGCGGCCCCACGCATGTGAACCTGAAGCGGGGCGGCGAACCGATTGGCGCTTTCCCCTACGATGAGATTCTGGGCCGTTTGAAGCAGGAACTCGACGCTTTGATTGCCCAGCAAAGCCCGGCCGCCAGTTAAGGCTGCGGGCTGCTGGCCGGGGGCAGGAAAACCGTCAGGCTGTCAAATTGGCAGCTGGGGAATCGTCCTTCCGTGGGGAAAAACACCGCAAATCCCCGTAAATAATGGGGGGTTGTCCAGTTTTTCGCCGCTGCTGGCCTTATTGGCGCGCTCTTTGCTTCTTAGTTGAGACCTTGTTTTCCTGACATTGAAATGTATCGAATGCGCTTGCCCGTTGTGACGGGGCGCGGGGCGGCTTGCGTTAAAGAAGAACGCATCGCTTCCATTTTTATTCATACAAATCCGCCCTATTGCTTAGAAGGAGGCTCCCATGGCACAAGGCGAAAAAATTATTGGAATCGACCTGGGAACCACGAACTCGGTGGTCTCGGTGATGGAAGGTTCCGAACCGAAAATTATCCCCAACGCGGAAGGGAATCGCATTACGCCTAGCGTGGTGGCGTTCACCGAAAAAGGGGAGATCCTCGTCGGCGAACCTGCCCGGCGCCAGGCCGTCACCAACCCCACGCGGACCGTGTACTCGGTCAAGCGGTTCATGGGGCGACGGCATAGCGAAGTGCAGAACGAAGAAAAAATGGTCCCGTACAAGGTCGTTGGCGGCGACAACGACTACGTCAAGATCCAGGTTGGCGACAAAGAGTACACGCCGCAGGAGATTTCCGCCCGCATTTTGATGAAGCTGAAAGAAGCGGCTGAAAAATACCTTGGCCACAAGGTCAACAAGGCCGTGATCACCGTACCTGCGTACTTCAACGACGCCCAGCGCCAGGCGACCAAAGACGCCGGCCAGATCGCCGGTCTGGAAGTTTCGCGTATCATCAATGAGCCGACCGCGGCCGCCATGGCGTACGGTCTGGACAAAGATCAGTCCGAGAAGAAGATCATCGTCTTCGACCTGGGCGGCGGTACGTTCGACGTCTCCGTGCTGAACGTGGTTGTCGATGAGGACAACATGCGCACCTTCGAGGTGATCAGCACGTCGGGCGACACCCACCTGGGCGGCGATGACTTCGACGAAGAGCTGATCAACTACGTGGCCGACCAGTTCAAAAAAGACCACGGCGTGGATCTGCGGAAAGACACCATGGCTTTGCAGCGTCTGCAGGAGGCGTGTGAAAAAGCCAAGAAAGAACTGTCGACCCTGCCGCAGACCGACATCAACCTGCCGTTTATCACGGCCGACGCCAGCGGGCCGAAGCACCTGCAGGTGTCGATCAGCCGCTCCAAGTTTGAAGAGCTGATCGATCCGCTGATTGAGCGGTGCCGTAAGCCCGTCATGCGAGCGCTGGATGACGCCAAGCTGAAGCCGAGCGACATCCAGGAGGTGGTGCTGGTGGGCGGGTCCACCCGGATTCCGAAAGTCCAGCAGGTCGTCAAGGCGATCTTCAACCGCGACCCTCACCAGGGCGTCAACCCGGACGAAGTCGTCGCCGCCGGCGCCGCCGTGCAGGGCAGCGTGCTCTCGGGCGACCGGAAAGACGTGCTGCTCCTGGACGTGACGCCGCTTACCCTCGGTATCGAGACCGAAGGCGGCCGCTTTACTCCTTTGGTGGAGCGGAACACCACGATCCCCGCTTCACGCAAGAACGCGTTCAGCACGGCCGCCGACAACCAGACCGGTGTCACCGTGGTGGTTTACCAGGGCGAACGTCCGATCGCACGGGAGAACCGGCTGCTCGACCAGTTTGAGCTGCAGGGAATTCCGCCGGCCCCGCGAGGCGTGCCGCAAATCGAAGTCAAATTCGACATCGACGCGAACGGCATTTTGAATGTTTCCGCCAAAGATCTCGGCACCAACAAGGAAGCCT is part of the Lignipirellula cremea genome and encodes:
- a CDS encoding cupin domain-containing protein; the encoded protein is MIEPNVVPGDSIAKVLDSALDAGGGLLRLAPTWVPRSFLHPGKRIKLHPNDYYAYGASRGGIDERWFASTTDAANEGRVWHEGQSFCTFEGQHLQLKHAVAEAGERLIGKAMFDKYGRWPVYSKFFDNMGPIPHHMHQSFADAKLTGQEGKPESYYFPPQYNNCDNNFPYTFMGLEPGTTKQQVRKCLENWSRGDNGILDLSKAYRLQRGTGWLIPPGVLHAPGSLCTYEPQWGSDVFGMYQSLVEGREVPWSLLVKDMPAEKHQDLDFIVGQLDWEKNIDPNFKDNNYLEPIPSDAGEGWEDLWIVYGLVDGEQLFTAKELTLQPGAKCTLKDPGASGWITVQGKGRIGSLALQTPAMIRFGQETEDEVFISAEAAAAGVEVENTGSEPLVSLRYFGPHTFESVPNVGDFKR
- the dnaK gene encoding molecular chaperone DnaK — protein: MAQGEKIIGIDLGTTNSVVSVMEGSEPKIIPNAEGNRITPSVVAFTEKGEILVGEPARRQAVTNPTRTVYSVKRFMGRRHSEVQNEEKMVPYKVVGGDNDYVKIQVGDKEYTPQEISARILMKLKEAAEKYLGHKVNKAVITVPAYFNDAQRQATKDAGQIAGLEVSRIINEPTAAAMAYGLDKDQSEKKIIVFDLGGGTFDVSVLNVVVDEDNMRTFEVISTSGDTHLGGDDFDEELINYVADQFKKDHGVDLRKDTMALQRLQEACEKAKKELSTLPQTDINLPFITADASGPKHLQVSISRSKFEELIDPLIERCRKPVMRALDDAKLKPSDIQEVVLVGGSTRIPKVQQVVKAIFNRDPHQGVNPDEVVAAGAAVQGSVLSGDRKDVLLLDVTPLTLGIETEGGRFTPLVERNTTIPASRKNAFSTAADNQTGVTVVVYQGERPIARENRLLDQFELQGIPPAPRGVPQIEVKFDIDANGILNVSAKDLGTNKEASVEIKQSSGLSKEEIERMQSDAESHAEEDKRKLELIEVRNQADQMVYQLEKTIKEHSDKLKDSDKEPLNKAIEKVREAAKGEDAGAIKSAIEELEQASHAFSKVIYEKAGAAGATPGEEGAEPGPAASSDDDAIDAEFEVKE
- a CDS encoding sugar phosphate isomerase/epimerase family protein; translation: MSNSSPKLHNAMWPGLVGKGDGEGMEPPISLDQMLQWTAAAEVDGQKFEGIDYFLFHPHTDPQASDDDIKAIADKIASYGFKVGSLVAPVWPGTVGDSSMGDDAQQAKFLEAVETACRIAKVFNEHGVREYGAIRIDSAEHGVGKWRENPAVHTSRIADTFKKAAKIAADHGERLAAEGEICWAGMHSWKDMLNLLEEVGMPESLGFQADLAHTYLFLMGYNAPEHSLLAEGYDDEAFYAAYKKMTDALRPWTIDFHVAQNDGEVHGAGSHDKTGKHCPADDPNGKLDITRCSGYWLEGAKERGMQHICWDGCMFPNAMLEKPETWNSILAAMIKVREAHGWN
- a CDS encoding OsmC family protein, translating into MQADELRAMQAPLKEQYQQDPATALVTLRSTGTLGEGLTCGVQTGQALVEAGLHPATGGDGLSACSGNMLLEALAACWGVTLRAVATALEISVRGGRIEVEGDLDFRGTLGVDKETPVGFRAIRLKLELDTDASEEQQALLLKLSKRYCVVYQTLVNSPPLEVIANSAAD
- a CDS encoding ribonuclease D, coding for MQYEHITSDSQLQDYCARLAQAEFIAFDTEFISEDTYRPDLCLIQVAAGDALAVIDPKACEDVTLFWETLAAFPRQTIVHAGREELRFCLQAVQAPPPQLIDVQLAAGMIGLEYPAAYGTLIHKLLGKTLPKGETRTDWRRRPLTDRQMEYALQDVIYLAAIRDQLLGKLDELDRRSWFLDEMTRWQNDIIEAEAQQRWRRVSGISGLGRRALAIVRELWQWREEEAQARNSPPKRILRDDLIIELARRQTSDVKRIRAVRGMERSGLQRHLDDLGSAVDRAMNLPEADLPSRIQSQSSRQHNLLGQFLASALSSICRDAQIAPSLVGSGQDVRELVASLLNKEKGEKPSLSTGWRAEVVGNKIADLLSGKLVIAVVNPNSEQPLAFEPRQS
- the ispG gene encoding (E)-4-hydroxy-3-methylbut-2-enyl-diphosphate synthase; this encodes MQLTRNPTRSVRIGSITIGAGHPIAVQSMTATHTQDVAATVDLVNLLVEAGADVVRIAVDSKKDADALAEIRRQTTANLSVDLQENYRLAELVAPHVDKIRYNPGHLYHHEKEKPWREKVKYLVDVALANDCAMRVGVNCGSVDPAKKAKFDERDSLSPMLESALDHCEYLDSLGFTRYCVSLKDSDPRQVIEVNQRFAEQRPDVPLHLGVTEAGIPPDGVIKTRIAFEQLISRGIGDTIRVSLTVPNSRKPEEIEAGRKILADIAAGRVRSVVDYGLSTLNIIACPSCSRVENEAFIELAEQVKEMTRYAQDHQLTIAVMGCRVNGPGETDDADLGLWCGPTHVNLKRGGEPIGAFPYDEILGRLKQELDALIAQQSPAAS
- a CDS encoding aldose 1-epimerase family protein, producing the protein MTTRFWTVVDTSRQICLSDLTITPAGDAHDYRIEMQTLRGGLADGVQMLRIRSGDLSFVVLPTRGMSLWKAAVGDLEFGWKSPVRGPVHPQFVPLAEPSGLGWLDGFDEMLVRCGLESNGAPEFDEQGRLRYPLHGRIANKPAHRVEVAVDEDTGDIAIRGVVEETRFLIFKMRLTTTYRVRAGSNRIEIEDTVLNLSAAPAEMQLLYHINFGAPLLEEGAQFVAPLNTVVPRNDHSAAGLADWQLYAGPVAGFVEQVYFLDLLTDEAGGTEVLLKNAAGSQGVGLHMNKQQLPCFTVWKNTADLADGYVTGLEPGVNYPNPRSFEGENHRTIRLPAHGNQKFQLALQFHTTAESVALAEQAIAGLQGKITPTVHATPPPGWCS